The following are from one region of the Aspergillus luchuensis IFO 4308 DNA, chromosome 4, nearly complete sequence genome:
- a CDS encoding putative amino acid transporter (COG:E;~EggNog:ENOG410PJKZ;~InterPro:IPR013057;~PFAM:PF01490;~TransMembrane:11 (i202-221o227-248i273-294o314-331i338-358o378-401i413-436o456-481i502-520o526-548i560-584o)), whose translation MADLSTSSGRDPDSDPREANNVLSQHLHPQFTASLQDELTPPPAEPPAEQSSGDAPSEPQSSLRLQGGDIHRDLYRLDAKSKIARLDKRAATFSFLPRRTDDVVEEGVAAMEPGSFRRHFVQNKYGRLDQPGVTSSFLDFLDIYGNFAGEDLADTEEESAIVEEEEEEEDETRPVSERTALLRRRRSSRASRPGDASNVKTFFTLLKAFVGTGIIFLPKAFRNGGILFSSITLVTVSLISTLCFHLLLECRRHYGGGYGDIGERIGGTRLRTLILASIVISQLGFVCACIIFTAENIHAVLEAVTKDPGTALSTGKLIAVQLLVLIPLSLIRDISKLGPIALLADVFILVGLAYIYFYDIASLASRGLASSVELFNRQSFTLTIGSCIFTFEGIGLILPIQSSMRRPEHFDKLLYTVMIIITVLFTAVGALSYATFGADTKTEIISNLPRTDRFVNVLQFVYSLAILVSTPIQLFPAVRIIEGKLFGQNSGKRDPMIKWKKNVFRTGAVMICGLIGAVGAGDLDKFVSLIGSFACVPLVYIYPAYLHWKGVAESPWVKRGDIAMMVLGVVFMVYTTSATVSVWLEGSA comes from the coding sequence ATGGCAGAtctctccacttcctccggTCGGGATCCCGACTCCGACCCTAGAGAAGCAAACAACGTCCTGTCCCAGCATCTGCACCCTCAGTTCACTGCTTCTCTTCAGGATGAGCTGACTCCACCCCCCGCCGAGCCCCCAGCCGAGCAAAGTAGTGGTGATGCTCCGTCCGAACCCCAATCCTCCCTGAGACTGCAAGGCGGCGACATCCATCGAGACTTGTACCGTCTCGACGCCAAATCCAAGATAGCTCGCCTGGACAAACGGGCGGCCAcgttctccttcctcccgaGACGCAcggatgatgtggtggaggaaggcgTGGCAGCCATGGAGCCGGGGAGCTTCCGCCGTCACTTCGTTCAGAACAAGTACGGTCGGCTCGACCAACCGGGCGTAACCTCGTCCTTTCTCGATTTCCTAGATATTTATGGTAACTTTGCGGGCGAGGATCTGGCCGACACAGAGGAGGAATCAGCCATcgtcgaagaggaagaagaagaagaggatgagacGAGGCCGGTGTCCGAACGAACTGCCCTCTTGCGGCGACGGCGGAGCTCACGAGCCAGCCGCCCAGGCGATGCTTCCAACGTCAAGACCTTTTTCACACTCCTGAAGGCATTCGTGGGAACGGGAATCATCTTCTTACCCAAGGCCTTCCGCAACGGTGGAATCCtgttctcctccatcaccctTGTAACAGTGTCGTTGATCAGTACCTTGTGTTTCCATCTGTTGCTGGAATGTCGGAGACACTATGGTGGTGGCTATGGCGACATTGGTGAGCGGATCGGTGGCACCCGACTTCGGACGTTGATCCTCGCATCCATCGTAATCTCGCAACTGGGCTTTGTGTGTGCTTGTATCATCTTCACCGCGGAGAACATTCATGCCGTCCTGGAAGCGGTGACAAAGGACCCGGGCACAGCTTTGTCAACCGGTAAATTAATCGCCGTCCAACTGCTTGTGCTCATCCCACTGTCCTTGATCCGAGATATCTCCAAGCTGGGCCCCATCGCGTTGCTGGCGgatgtcttcatcctcgtagGCTTGGCGTACATCTACTTCTATGACATTGCCAGTCTCGCGTCCCGTGGTCTGGCGTCTTCGGTTGAACTCTTCAATCGCCAATCGTTCACCCTGACCATCGGATCGTGTATCTTCACCTTCGAAGGAATCGGCCTGATCCTGCCGATCCAGTCTTCCATGAGGCGGCCAGAGCATTTCGACAAACTCCTCTATACtgtcatgatcatcatcacggTATTGTTCACGGCGGTTGGGGCCCTCTCATATGCCACCTTCGGCGCGGACACCAAAACGGAGATCATCAGCAACCTGCCCCGCACGGACCGCTTTGTCAATGTGCTCCAGTTCGTCTATTCGCTCGCCATCCTGGTCAGTACGCCGATCCAGCTGTTCCCTGCCGTCCGTATTATCGAGGGCAAGCTCTTCGGTCAGAACTCAGGCAAGCGCGACCCCATGAtcaagtggaagaagaatgtgTTCCGGACCGGTGCCGTGATGATCTGCGGGCTGATTGGAGCTGTGGGGGCCGGGGATCTCGACAAATTTGTCTCGTTGATCGGGTCGTTTGCCTGTGTGCCCCTGGTGTATATCTACCCGGCGTACTTGCACTGGAAGGGCGTAGCCGAGTCCCCGTGGGTCAAACGAGGCGATATTGCGATGATGGTCCTGGGAGTAGTGTTCATGGTGTACACAACAAGCGCCACCGTCTCCGTCTGGTTAGAAGGATCCGCCTAA